The following proteins come from a genomic window of Flavobacterium crocinum:
- a CDS encoding ATP cone domain-containing protein, with translation MKVIKHSGHVVPFDIEKLKKSLQKSGASADLIEKCLKQIQDQIYEGITTKKIYKLAFAILKKAANGYAARYNIRSALQMLGPDGFFFEKYISRLYAEEGYKTKTNLILQGKCVSHEVDIVLKKENLIWMIECKFHNSQEKSSDVKVPMYILSRFNDLKTKQHTLFLNNETINSCIIVTNNRFTKDAETFANCSKINLLSWDYPRNNSIKNKIDETGLYPITCLTTLSMFEKEQLLILNLILTKDLINNSESLYKIGLTEKRIKNILKEASQICKLI, from the coding sequence ATGAAAGTAATCAAACATTCAGGTCACGTTGTGCCTTTTGATATTGAAAAACTAAAAAAATCACTTCAAAAATCAGGCGCTTCAGCCGATCTTATTGAAAAATGCCTAAAACAAATACAAGACCAAATCTACGAAGGAATTACAACCAAAAAGATATATAAATTGGCCTTTGCTATTTTAAAAAAAGCAGCAAACGGATATGCTGCACGTTACAATATCCGATCTGCTTTACAAATGCTGGGGCCAGACGGCTTTTTCTTTGAAAAATATATTTCGCGTTTATATGCAGAGGAAGGCTATAAAACCAAAACCAATTTAATCTTACAAGGAAAATGTGTATCACATGAAGTAGACATCGTACTCAAAAAAGAGAATCTAATCTGGATGATTGAATGTAAATTCCACAATAGCCAAGAAAAGTCATCAGATGTAAAAGTTCCTATGTACATTCTTTCGCGTTTTAATGATCTTAAAACCAAACAGCACACGCTTTTTTTAAACAATGAAACAATTAATTCATGTATTATTGTCACTAATAATCGTTTTACTAAAGATGCAGAAACTTTTGCCAATTGCAGTAAAATAAATCTTTTAAGCTGGGATTATCCTAGGAACAATAGCATTAAAAATAAAATTGATGAAACTGGCCTCTACCCTATTACTTGTCTAACAACGCTATCGATGTTCGAAAAAGAGCAACTACTTATCCTAAATTTAATACTTACAAAGGATCTTATTAATAACTCAGAAAGTCTTTATAAAATAGGTCTTACTGAAAAACGAATTAAAAATATACTTAAGGAAGCCTCTCAAATTTGTAAACTTATTTAA